In one window of Arthrobacter pascens DNA:
- a CDS encoding alpha/beta fold hydrolase has protein sequence MTGSLAAGLLAALVLVAAPFLRARESEITGAVLCGFGLGWALLAVLSVRFSDQPQRWAAAPALFMGVAGILLVSFGSVADAALNWVWPPALLALVIWMVIGARRRLHSRSRGWLLYPVIAVLALASIGGAYQTIGAAADARAYRMPGQLIDVGGYSLHLNCTGSGSPTVVLQPGAGEMSSNHGWIASAIASNTRVCVYDRAGRGWSEPADNAQDATQIAADLHTLLHRGNVPGPYVLAGHSFGGLYVLTFAARYPDEVAGMVLMDSTDRASAASPGATSPVAPGSYDLLGRVSALISISARVGLARLYAPLEAGSLPPRSRDEVRANIATPDSMGSTIDEYVQANKSMEEAAALRDFAGKPLVVLTAGVGNSSKHQASQNELSDLSTNSIHKTIDWASHEAVIADKDGAAITSQAILDVVSSVRSTASLPQ, from the coding sequence GTGACCGGATCGTTGGCCGCAGGACTCCTCGCTGCACTGGTCCTTGTCGCCGCTCCCTTCCTTCGCGCAAGGGAGAGTGAGATTACTGGGGCTGTGCTCTGCGGATTCGGGCTGGGCTGGGCGCTGCTGGCCGTTCTCTCGGTGCGGTTCAGTGACCAGCCACAGCGGTGGGCCGCGGCTCCGGCATTGTTCATGGGCGTGGCCGGCATTCTTCTGGTCTCGTTCGGTTCCGTGGCCGACGCGGCGCTCAACTGGGTGTGGCCGCCCGCACTGCTGGCATTGGTGATCTGGATGGTCATCGGCGCCCGCCGACGACTTCATAGCCGGAGTAGAGGCTGGCTGCTCTATCCAGTCATCGCCGTGCTTGCTCTTGCCTCGATCGGCGGGGCTTACCAAACCATCGGTGCTGCGGCGGATGCCAGGGCCTACCGGATGCCTGGGCAGCTCATCGATGTCGGGGGTTACAGCCTGCACCTGAACTGCACGGGTTCAGGAAGCCCCACGGTCGTGCTCCAACCAGGCGCAGGCGAGATGTCCTCGAACCACGGGTGGATTGCTTCGGCAATCGCCAGTAACACCCGTGTATGCGTCTACGACCGCGCTGGCCGGGGGTGGAGTGAGCCCGCTGACAACGCCCAGGACGCCACACAGATAGCGGCCGACCTCCATACCTTGCTGCACCGCGGGAACGTCCCCGGACCATATGTATTGGCTGGCCATTCCTTCGGCGGTCTCTACGTACTCACCTTCGCTGCCCGCTACCCCGACGAGGTCGCCGGTATGGTGCTGATGGACTCCACGGACAGGGCATCGGCAGCCAGCCCCGGAGCAACATCGCCCGTCGCCCCGGGGTCCTATGACCTCTTGGGCCGCGTCTCCGCACTGATCTCGATCTCAGCTCGAGTCGGCTTGGCCCGTTTGTACGCCCCGCTCGAAGCTGGCAGCCTGCCTCCAAGGTCCCGTGACGAGGTTCGCGCCAATATCGCGACCCCAGACAGCATGGGCAGCACGATCGATGAGTACGTCCAGGCGAACAAGTCAATGGAAGAAGCTGCGGCCCTGCGTGATTTCGCCGGCAAGCCACTCGTGGTCCTGACCGCCGGCGTCGGCAACAGCAGCAAACACCAGGCATCACAGAACGAACTATCCGACCTGTCAACAAACAGCATTCACAAAACTATCGACTGGGCCTCCCACGAAGCGGTCATAGCAGACAAAGACGGGGCAGCAATCACAAGCCAAGCCATCCTCGACGTCGTCTCATCAGTCAGGAGCACAGCGTCGCTGCCCCAGTGA
- a CDS encoding alpha/beta hydrolase, with protein sequence MHFISEQNLDEGITEREFTRGGISGILWTPPAASSSAPVPLILMGQPGGIGMRRMYPRLAARARSAAAQGFAAVSVEAPGAGDRAPLPGAEQARVELTRAISAGEHPAENVIDRLILPLVDRAVPEWQTTLDEVLGLPEIGERVGFSGGVIAIGTRLAAIDSRIAAAGLFAGSYVPRTTMEEARRVTIPLHVLLQWDDEGNDRGMALDLFDAFGSTEKTLYANMGGHTGVPQFAGDDAARFFARHLGSEVG encoded by the coding sequence ATGCACTTCATTTCGGAACAGAATCTCGACGAGGGCATCACCGAGCGTGAGTTCACCCGCGGTGGCATCTCCGGCATCCTATGGACGCCACCAGCCGCTTCCTCGTCCGCGCCGGTTCCGCTCATCCTGATGGGCCAGCCCGGCGGGATCGGGATGCGACGGATGTATCCCCGTCTGGCAGCACGGGCGCGCAGCGCTGCCGCGCAAGGTTTCGCTGCGGTCTCCGTCGAGGCGCCCGGGGCGGGCGACCGGGCCCCGCTGCCCGGTGCGGAGCAGGCTCGAGTGGAACTCACCCGTGCGATCTCCGCTGGCGAACACCCTGCGGAGAATGTCATCGACCGGCTGATCCTTCCTCTCGTCGATAGGGCGGTGCCGGAGTGGCAGACCACGCTCGACGAGGTCCTCGGCCTTCCCGAGATCGGCGAGCGAGTCGGATTCTCCGGCGGGGTGATCGCGATCGGCACACGGCTCGCCGCCATCGACTCACGTATCGCGGCGGCCGGCCTCTTTGCCGGCAGTTACGTGCCGCGTACGACTATGGAGGAGGCGCGTCGGGTCACGATCCCGCTGCACGTTCTCCTGCAGTGGGATGACGAGGGGAATGACCGGGGAATGGCTCTCGATCTCTTCGACGCCTTCGGATCGACGGAGAAGACGCTCTATGCCAACATGGGCGGCCACACTGGCGTTCCGCAGTTCGCGGGTGACGATGCCGCCCGCTTCTTCGCGCGCCATCTCGGCTCTGAAGTCGGCTGA
- a CDS encoding MepB family protein yields the protein MRGCGAGAFWVRATLLAICTTGTGTGSSLGKEQWRIRTARITPTKSGAFVAVWKRDEGGSIRPFTADESMSGLLVFVEEQERFGVFQFTPAHLISLGYVSSELHPGKRAFRLYPAWCTDLNPQALCTQRGQAAAFTELDPSNASLTMKGNDRVLQQSP from the coding sequence ATGAGGGGCTGTGGCGCCGGAGCCTTCTGGGTCAGGGCGACGCTTTTGGCGATCTGTACGACCGGCACCGGGACCGGGTCTTCCCTCGGCAAGGAGCAGTGGCGAATTCGCACCGCCCGGATCACACCGACGAAGTCGGGCGCCTTCGTCGCGGTTTGGAAGCGGGACGAAGGCGGATCGATCAGGCCCTTCACGGCTGACGAGTCGATGTCTGGACTGCTGGTCTTCGTAGAGGAGCAGGAACGGTTCGGCGTCTTCCAATTCACCCCGGCGCACCTGATCTCGCTCGGATATGTCAGCTCCGAGCTGCATCCCGGCAAGCGCGCTTTCCGCCTTTATCCCGCCTGGTGCACCGACCTGAATCCTCAAGCATTATGCACCCAGCGCGGGCAGGCGGCTGCGTTCACCGAGCTTGATCCGAGTAACGCATCGCTGACCATGAAAGGAAACGATCGCGTACTTCAACAAAGTCCATAA
- a CDS encoding YciI family protein: protein MAKYMLIMRATDESFANFANTDFAEIMESMGKFNEELIRAGVLLAAEGLDDPNEGVVVDFTGETPVVTDGPYGETKELFGGYYILDVASKQEAVEWAKRAPLTAGSKTEIRRVTTIDEFPQDNKWIEKERAWREQTGQL, encoded by the coding sequence ATGGCCAAGTACATGTTGATCATGCGGGCGACCGACGAGTCGTTCGCGAACTTCGCGAACACAGACTTCGCGGAGATCATGGAGAGCATGGGCAAGTTCAACGAAGAGTTGATTCGTGCCGGTGTCCTGCTGGCGGCCGAGGGCCTGGACGATCCGAACGAGGGCGTAGTGGTGGACTTCACCGGCGAAACGCCGGTGGTCACCGACGGCCCCTACGGGGAGACCAAAGAACTGTTCGGCGGCTACTACATCCTCGATGTCGCGTCGAAGCAGGAAGCCGTCGAGTGGGCCAAGCGGGCGCCGCTCACAGCAGGTAGCAAGACCGAGATCCGCCGCGTGACGACGATCGACGAGTTCCCGCAGGACAACAAATGGATCGAGAAGGAACGCGCCTGGCGCGAGCAGACCGGGCAGCTCTGA
- a CDS encoding RNA polymerase sigma factor: MSTTEARGAVEAVWRMESARIVGALARYTGDFSLAEDLAQEALAEALVSWSENGVPAEPTGWLLTTGRRRAIDTFRRRAARDERYALLARGLDDATPGADALFDPDAIDDDVLALMFISCHPVLSREARIALTLRVVGGLGSEEIAKAFLVPMATIQARITRAKKTLAAAQVPFVVPEPHEVAERLGSVLQVVYLIFTEGSFASGGEEWIRADLAVEARRLARVLVRLEPESEVFGLLALLELTAARFPARLDASGRPVLLEDQDRRLWDQSAIRRGRAALARAVVTGRGLGAYGLQASIAECHAVARSVAETDWQRIVILYEALGRLTPSPVIDLNRAVAVAMASGPAEGLALVDAIASRGELAGSHLLLSIRGEMLTRLGRRDEARSAFLQAAELCGNAAERAVLERKVDGVSRP, translated from the coding sequence GTGAGCACCACAGAGGCGCGGGGCGCCGTCGAGGCAGTGTGGCGGATGGAGTCCGCCCGCATCGTCGGCGCCCTCGCCCGCTACACCGGCGACTTCTCGCTGGCCGAGGATCTCGCGCAGGAGGCCCTCGCCGAGGCGCTCGTCTCCTGGTCCGAAAACGGCGTGCCGGCCGAACCGACAGGGTGGCTGCTCACCACCGGCCGCCGCCGGGCCATCGACACCTTCCGGCGGCGCGCCGCACGCGACGAACGCTATGCCCTCCTGGCCCGAGGCCTGGACGACGCGACGCCCGGAGCGGACGCACTGTTCGACCCCGATGCAATCGACGACGACGTGCTCGCCCTGATGTTCATCTCATGCCATCCCGTGCTGTCGAGGGAGGCCCGGATCGCGTTGACGCTGCGGGTGGTCGGCGGACTGGGCAGCGAAGAAATCGCCAAGGCATTCCTTGTGCCGATGGCGACGATCCAGGCACGCATCACCCGCGCCAAGAAGACGCTGGCCGCCGCTCAAGTGCCGTTCGTCGTCCCCGAACCGCATGAGGTGGCCGAACGGCTAGGCTCGGTGCTTCAGGTCGTCTACCTGATCTTCACGGAGGGCTCGTTTGCATCGGGCGGCGAGGAGTGGATTCGCGCGGATCTGGCTGTCGAGGCGCGCCGGCTGGCCCGCGTGTTGGTGCGGCTCGAGCCGGAGTCCGAGGTATTCGGGCTGCTCGCACTGTTGGAACTCACTGCTGCCCGATTCCCAGCCCGACTCGACGCGTCCGGCCGCCCGGTGCTTCTGGAGGACCAGGACCGGCGGTTGTGGGACCAGTCGGCGATCCGGCGGGGACGTGCGGCACTCGCTCGGGCCGTCGTGACCGGACGTGGACTGGGCGCATACGGCCTTCAGGCGTCCATCGCGGAGTGTCACGCGGTGGCTCGTTCGGTAGCCGAGACGGACTGGCAACGGATCGTCATCCTCTACGAAGCCCTGGGACGGCTGACGCCCTCACCCGTCATCGACCTCAATCGAGCGGTCGCGGTCGCTATGGCCTCCGGTCCGGCTGAGGGTCTCGCGCTGGTCGACGCGATCGCGTCACGGGGCGAACTGGCCGGCTCGCACCTGCTCCTCTCGATCCGCGGCGAGATGCTCACCCGACTCGGCCGTCGCGACGAAGCGCGGTCCGCATTCCTGCAGGCGGCTGAGCTGTGCGGGAATGCCGCCGAACGGGCGGTGCTCGAGCGCAAGGTCGACGGTGTCAGCCGACCGTAG
- a CDS encoding YegP family protein has protein sequence MTRRTCAWQASWKCRRTVPGGFRFRLKAGNGEVIATGESYSSKAAAMKGVESVKNNAGSDIVDLTDS, from the coding sequence ATGACTAGGAGGACGTGCGCATGGCAGGCAAGTTGGAAGTGTAGAAGGACAGTCCCGGGGGGCTTCCGATTCCGCCTCAAGGCTGGCAACGGCGAGGTCATTGCCACAGGAGAGTCCTACAGCAGCAAGGCCGCTGCGATGAAAGGCGTCGAATCCGTGAAAAACAACGCCGGGTCAGACATAGTGGACCTGACCGATTCCTAG
- a CDS encoding DUF7793 family protein gives MKPITVDGGKGTVELDAGGVLHLVWKPGTVLEADDVHAAMAKVNELADGAEYPLLIDIANTQTVTRQARSIFSVKCAASRIALLGSNPVARVIANFAMARRTLPCPTRFFTSRNEAMDWLLQATLP, from the coding sequence ATGAAACCAATCACTGTTGATGGCGGCAAGGGTACCGTGGAGCTCGATGCTGGGGGAGTTCTCCATCTTGTGTGGAAGCCGGGGACTGTTCTCGAGGCCGATGACGTACATGCGGCGATGGCAAAGGTCAATGAGCTTGCCGACGGCGCCGAGTACCCGCTGTTGATCGACATAGCCAACACCCAAACGGTGACCCGTCAGGCCAGATCCATTTTCAGCGTCAAGTGCGCCGCTTCACGAATTGCCCTGCTTGGCTCAAACCCGGTCGCCCGTGTCATTGCTAACTTCGCTATGGCACGCCGGACGCTCCCGTGTCCCACCCGGTTTTTCACCTCCCGCAATGAGGCCATGGACTGGCTCCTCCAGGCAACCCTTCCCTAA
- a CDS encoding DUF7793 family protein, giving the protein MKPITVDGGKGTVELDAGGVLNLVWKQGTVLEADDVHAAMAKVNEIADGAEYPMLIDISNTQSVTPQAKSVFSVKCAASRIALLGSSRINWVIANFAMARRTLPCPTRFFTSRNEAMNWLLHASHP; this is encoded by the coding sequence ATGAAGCCAATCACTGTTGATGGTGGCAAGGGCACCGTGGAGCTCGACGCTGGGGGAGTTCTTAACTTGGTGTGGAAGCAGGGGACTGTTCTGGAGGCCGATGATGTGCATGCGGCGATGGCAAAGGTCAATGAGATTGCTGACGGTGCCGAGTACCCGATGTTGATTGACATATCGAACACCCAATCGGTGACCCCTCAGGCCAAGTCCGTTTTCAGCGTCAAATGCGCAGCTTCGCGAATTGCCCTGCTTGGTTCAAGCCGGATCAATTGGGTCATTGCCAACTTCGCCATGGCACGGCGGACACTTCCGTGTCCCACCAGGTTTTTTACCTCCCGCAATGAGGCTATGAACTGGCTTCTCCACGCATCCCATCCCTGA